One window from the genome of Mucilaginibacter ginsenosidivorans encodes:
- a CDS encoding porin family protein has translation MKRILFLAICLLTTGTVFAQNYYTPRRVHRRPPPARRFGDFYTPKVGIEGGLSIANTIDSYDAGYSTDNILGFHAGISATIPLVYPLSFQPEVLFSQKGYKGYTSDGTFTQRNNYIDVPLLANFRLVRGLNFVVGPQLNFPVSSTSTFNDGFNVSSETYYNSNYNKSYVAGVIGLSVDLNPNVYIQGRYVLDLSSNTYDENSPIPDYRNQVWQFGLGIRFQ, from the coding sequence ATGAAACGAATCTTATTCCTGGCGATATGCCTGCTAACAACCGGCACCGTATTCGCTCAAAACTATTACACCCCGCGCCGGGTGCATCGCCGCCCGCCGCCTGCCCGCAGGTTTGGTGATTTTTATACCCCGAAAGTTGGTATTGAAGGTGGTTTAAGTATTGCCAATACCATCGATTCCTACGATGCGGGTTATAGTACCGATAATATTTTAGGTTTCCATGCAGGCATCTCGGCCACTATACCGCTGGTTTACCCCTTGTCGTTCCAGCCCGAGGTGCTTTTCTCGCAGAAAGGATATAAGGGCTACACTTCCGACGGAACCTTTACCCAGCGCAATAACTACATCGATGTGCCATTGCTGGCCAATTTCAGACTGGTGCGCGGACTTAACTTCGTTGTCGGGCCCCAACTGAATTTCCCGGTATCAAGTACCAGTACTTTTAATGATGGATTTAATGTATCGTCAGAAACTTACTACAACAGCAATTACAATAAGAGCTATGTTGCCGGTGTAATAGGGCTTAGTGTCGATCTGAATCCAAATGTGTACATACAGGGGCGCTATGTGCTTGATCTTAGTTCGAATACCTATGACGAAAATTCCCCCATACCCGATTATCGCAACCAGGTTTGGCAGTTCGGTTTAGGTATAAGATTCCAGTAA